AGAGCCGGGCAAGACCCACGGTCGCGTTGACCTCATCCACCGTGCCATAGGCCGTCACGCGGGCCGAATGTTTGGCCACGCGGGTGCCATTGCCCAGTGCTGTTTCCCCCGCATCGCCGGTGCGCGTGTAGATTTTGTTGAGAACCACCATGGATTATCCTCCCTGCCTGCGGAAATATACGAAAATTAGGATGAGGATGATCGCTATGAATTGCGCGATCAACCGCCATTGCATGAATTTGTTCGATCGTTTCGCATTCTCCACGCCTTCTTTGCCAAAGGTGGAAATGCCTCGGATCAGGATCACCGCCACCGTAATACAGCCCACGGCCATGAGGATGAAAAGCGGGTCTTGCAGCATAAGGTGTCCTTTCGGGGTTGGTGCTGGGGCACATCTAGGCGGCGCGGGGCGAAAAGCGAAAGGGAAAATATGACGCGGGCGCGCGCCCGTCACGCTTTCGAGATCACCCAATCCAGCAGGCGCGTGGGCAGAATGCGGCGCAGCGTGCCCATGAGGTAAGTGGGCGTGGTCACGTAATACCGCGCCTTTGGGCGGGGCGCTTCGAGCGCATGGATCAGTTTCTTGGTGACCGCCTCGGGGGGCAGTTCGAAATTGTCTTTGGCGTAGGGGCCGTAAAGACGCGGGCGCAACTTGTCGCGATATTCGGCCATGCGATGCGCGCTTTCCCAGTCAATCCAACGTTCAAATGGCGCGCGGGCATTCTCGCGGATTTTTGTGGTCACGGGACCGGGCTCGATCAGGCAGACATGAATGCCACTGTCGCGCATTTCGATCCGCAGCGTATCGGTCAGCCCCTCAAGGGCGAATTTGGTGCTCACGTAGGCCCCGCGCCAGCCGAGTGTAACCAGACCCAATACCGACGAGCATTGCACGATGCGGCCATGCCCCTGCGCGCGCATGGCCGGGATCACCTGTCGTGTCAGGTCATGCCAGCCAAAAAAGTTGCTTTCGAAAATCTCGCGCAGGGCGCCGCGCGGCAAATCCTCGACCAACCCCGGACAGGCATAGGCCCCATTGTTGAACAGCGCATCCAGCCGCCCACCGGTGGCGGCCAGCACCTCGGCCACGGCCTGCTCAATACTGGCCTCATCGGCATAGTCGATGCGTGGGCTGTCGAACCCTTCCGCGCGCAGCCGTTCGCAATCGGCTTGTTGCCGGCAGGCGGCAAACACCCGCCAGCCGCGCGCGCGCAATCCGTGGGCTGCGTTATAGCCGATGCCCGAAGAACAGCCGGTGATCAGGATGGAGCGTTGCGTCATGCCCGACCTTGTGGCGTGCGCCGCGCCGCGATGCAAGAGTTAGTCAGAGGCCAGCGTAAGCAGCGTCTCTGCCATCCAGCCGATGCGCCCGGTCTCGACCACGCGCAGCTTGATCCAGCCTTCACCGGGGTCGCGCAGCACGATCACTTCGGTGCCGCGCTTCAGGCTGGCCACGCGACCAAAACCAGTGCCGGGCCCGGTGCGTAGATTGACCGAATTTCCCGAAACCCGGCGCAAGTCTGAGGCCGCGGCCAGCGTTTCACCGTCCAGCGCAACCGCTTGCACGGGCTGGGCCACCTCTGGCGTGTCGGGCAGGGCGGTGGGCGTTGCCACACGCACGGTCGGCAGGTTGAGGGAAATGGGATCAGGTATTGCGTCCCCTTCGGCAGAGGCCAGCGTCAGCACCACTTTATCACCCATGCTGAGGCCCAGATCATGCAGCGAGGTGATGGTGCGCGTGACCTCGGCATCCTGCCGGGGTGTGCCATCCTGCGCCAGTTCGATCACATTCACACGCAAGGGCCGGGCCTGCGGCCGGTGATTGTCAAGAAGGGCACGCGCCTGAATGGAATTGGCCGACGGGCGATAATCAGCCCCGCCGCTCAATTCATAAAAAGACCATCCCAGAAAAGCAAAGCTCACAAGAATAAAGCGCCACATTGCGCATCCCCCCAGTACCATACGACAGATTAAAGTGCTTGGCAGCGCCCCCAGTATATCCGATTCGTGCCGTCGCATGAGGGGAAATCGGAAAAGATTGAAACCTGTGGCCTCTGGATGCTTTACGCCGCAGGGTGGCAGGGCTATCACCATATCCATGAGTGATTTGTTGGACGACCCCAATATGCAGCCCGAGGCTGTGTCAGAGCCGCTCCGCCGTGCGATTGGCGAGCGCTATTTGACCTATGCGCTTTCGACCATCATGCACCGCGCGCTGCCCGATGCGCGGGATGGGTTGAAGCCAGTTCATCGCCGCATTCTCTACGCGATGCGCGAGTTGCGCCTGTCCAGTTCGGGGGGATTCCGCAAATCCGCCAAGATTTCCGGCGACGTGATGGGCAACTATCACCCGCATGGTGACGCGGCGATCTACGATGCGATGGCGCGTCTCGCACAGGATTTCGCGGTGCGCTATCCGCTGGTGGATGGGCAGGGCAATTTCGGCAATATCGACGGCGATAACCCCGCCGCAAGCCGATATACCGAGGCGCGGATGACCGCCTTTGCCGAGGCGCTGCTGGATGGTCTGGCCGAAGATGCCGTGGATTTCCGTGACAATTACGACGGCACCCTGCGCGAGCCGGTCGTGCTTCCGGCGTCTTTTCCGAACCTGCTGGCCAATGGCTCTTCGGGCATTGCCGTTGGCATGGCGACCAATATTCCGCCGCATAACATCGCCGAATTGATTGATGCCTGCCTGCATCTGATCAAGTCGCCCGATGCCCGCGACGACACGCTACTGCAGTATATCCCTGGCCCCGATTTTCCCACCGGCGGTGTCATCGTCGAGCCGCCCGAGAGCATCGCACAGGCCTATCTGACCGGGCGCGGTGCGTTCCGTCTGCGCTGTAAATGGGAGTTGGAGGATCTGGGGCGCGGTCAATGGCAGATTGTCGTGACCGAAATTCCCTATCAGGTGCAGAAATCCAAGCTGATCGAGCGGATTGCCGAACTGATCCAGACCCGCAAGGTGCCGATCCTTGCCGATGTCCGCGACGAGAGCGCCGATGACGTGCGTCTGGTGTTGGAACCACGATCCAAGAATGTCGACCCCGAGGTGTTGATGGGCATGATGTATCGCAACTCCGAATTGGAAGTGCGGTTCTCGCTCAATATGAACGTCTTGATTGACGGTGTAACGCCCAAGGTCTGCTCGCTGAAAGAGGTGCTGCGCGCCTTCCTTGATTTCCGGCAGCAGGTGCTGTTGCGCCGCTCTGTGCACCGGATGGAAAAGATCGACCACCGGCTGGAGGTGCTGGAAGGGCTGATTATCGCCTTCCTCAACCTCGACCGGGTGATCGACATCATCCGCTACGACGAGGATCCAAAGGCGGCACTGATGCGCGAGGATTGGGGCCGCACCGTGCCGCGTGCAATGTCTGAGGCGGACTATGTACCGCCCCCACCCACCGCAGAGGCCGGGCTGACCGAGGTGCAGGCCGAGGCAATCCTGAACATGCGGCTGCGCAGCCTTCGCCGTCTGGAAGAGATGGAGTTGCGCGCAGAGCGCGACACATTGATGGCGGAACGTGCGGGGCTTGAGGATCTGCTCGACGATGTATCCCTGCAATGGGCGGCGGTGGCCGATCAGTTGAAAGAGGTCAAAAAGACCTTTGGCAAGACCCATCCCATCGGCGCGCGCCGCACGCAATTCGCCGAGGCGGGCAGCGTCGAAGACGTGCCGCTTGAGGCGATGATCGACCGTGAACCGATCACGGTGGTGTGCAGCCAAATGGGCTGGATCAGGGCCATGACCGGGCATCTCGATCTGAGCCGCGAGTTGAAGTTCAAGGATGGCGATGGCCCCCGCTTCATGTTCCATGCCGAGACGACCGACCGGATTCTGGTCTTTGGCAGCAATGGCCGCTTTTATACGCTGAGCGCGTCAAACCTGCCCGGCGGGCGCGGTATGGGCGAACCGCTGCGCCTGATGGTCGATCTGCCCAATGAGGCGGGCATCGTCGATCTGCTTATCCATAAACCGGGGCGTAAATTGCTGGTCGCCTCTGATGCGGGCGACGGTTTTATCGTGCCCGAGGAAGAGGTGATCGCCCAGACCCGCAGCGGCAAGCAGGTGCTGAACCTCAAAGAACCGGCGCGGGCCTTGGTCTGCCGCCCGGTGACGGGCGATCACGTCGCCTGTGTTGGGGATAATCGCAAGGTGCTGGTATTTGCTCTGGATGAATTGCCCGAACTTGGGCGCGGCAAGGGCGTGCGGCTTCAGAAATATAAGGACGGTGGGTTGTCCGATGCCACCACCTTTGATCTCGCGGCCGGTCTGACTTGGCGCGATCCCGCAGGGCGCACCCGCACGGAAAGCAATCTTGAGGAATGGTTGGGCAAGCGCGCTGGATCGGGGCGCATGGCCCCGCGCGGCTTTCCGCGTGACAACCGCTTTACCTGATCGGGCCTTGTCTGTTGCGGATGCGCGGCGTATAGCCCCGGCCTGACCCAAAAGGAGCCCGTCCCATGGTAGGTAGTGCCAATCTCAACGTCATGCTCAAGGCCGCGCGCAAAGCGGGGCGGGCACTGGCCAAGGATTTCCGCGAGGTCGAGAACCTTCAGGTCAGCATGAAGGGCGCGGGCGATTTCGTCAGCCGCGCCGATATTGCTGCGGAAAAGATCCTCAAGACCGAGTTGATGGGCGCGCGTCCGACCTATGGCTGGCTGGCCGAAGAGGGCGGCGAGGAAGAGGGGCAGGACCCCACCCGCCGCTGGATTGTCGACCCGCTGGACGGCACCACCAATTTTCTGCACGGCCTGCCGCATTGGGCCGTTTCCATTGCCCTCGAACACAAGGGCGAGGTCGTGGCAGGTGTCATCTATGACGCCAGCAAGGACGAGGCGTTCTTTGCCGAAAAAGGTGCAGGTGCCTGGATGAACGAGAGCCGCTTGCGTGTCTCGGGGCGCAGCAAGATGATCGAGTCGATTTTTGCCACGGGCCTGCCTTTTGGCGGGCGGGCCGACCTGCCTGAAACCTTGCAGGATTTGGCACGGCTGATGCCCACCTGCGCGGGTGTGCGCCGCTGGGGATCAGCGGCGCTCGACATGGCCTATGTCGCCGCAGGGCGCTACGAGGGGTTCTGGGAGCGGCGTTTGAACGCCTGGGATCTGGCCGCAGGGGTGATCATCGTGCGCGAAGCGGGCGGCTTTGTCGAACCGCTGCGCTCTGGTGGCAATATTCTGGCCGATGGCGAAGTGATCTGCGGCAACGAGGCGATCTTTGACAAGTTCGCGGGCGTGATCCGGGGCTGAGGCGGGCTTTGTGTTGACGCCCTGAGGAGTGCCACCTACCTTTCCAGCATTGGTGTAACAACTCGGGGAAGGCGATCCATGATCCACAAAAGAAATTTCGCGCACGCTGTTGCCATTGGTGTCATGGTCTTCATGGGGGCAGCCCCAGCTTCGGCAAATGCCATTCTCCGCGATTTGGATCGCTCTGGAATGGTTCAAGGCGATGTCAACATCATGATGCGTAGTGCGGCCAGTCTTTATTCGGAAGGGCGCGGAAAAGTCGGCGATGAGGTGAGTTGGAAAAACCCCAACACGCGCGCTGATGGTGTGGTGCGGATCATCTCGGTGGAGGGCGCTTGTGTCACGCTTGCGCATCGCTTCAGGCCCAAGGGGGCAGAGCCCACCCGCGGGCTGCGGACCAAACGCTGCCTCATGGACGGCATATGGGTTTTGTCGGCCCCCTGATGCGCCGGGTCAGCGATCTGATGGATGGTTGACCCCGTCCACCCAACCGATCGGGTCCAGATCACGCGGATTGACGCCTTCAATAGCCCCAAGATTGACGCCATATTCATTCGGGTTCGAGCGGCGCTGATGATGCGTGTAGATCCCGCACGTCTTGCAGAAATAGTGCTTGGCCGTGCCTGTACCCCATTGATAAAGCGTCAGATTATCCGCACCCCGGACCACCTCGACCTTGTCCAAGGGGGCCGAAACCGCCGCTGCCCCACGCCTGCGGCAAAACGAGCAGTCGCACCGCCGCGCAGTCTCGAGCCCGTCCGAGAGCGTCACGCGTAGCTCAACCGCGCCACAGTGGCAGGTCACTTTGAGGGGGGTATTCATCGGCGTTTTCTCACGGCTGGAATAGAACTGCGGCGAAAGCGGTAGTCAGCCTCTGGATTGGGCGGGGTGCCTGCTGTCGCCCGCCAGAAAAGCGGGCCGCCCAGCCGCAGAAATATCGGCAGGGTCAGAAGGACGCCCGCCACGAAGCCACCCGCATGCGCCCAATAGGCGACCCCGCCCATATCGGGATCGCTGCCGAGGCCAGCCATCACCTGAATGGCAAACCACAGCACCAACAAAATCGCCGCCGGGATCGTGATGACACGGAAAAAGACGATGAAGATCAGCAAGATATCGACCCGCGCGCGCGGAAAAAGCAAGAGATAGCCCCCCATCACCCCGGCAATCGCCCCAGAGGCCCCGACGGTTGGCACCATCGACCCCGGACTATCCAAGATCTGTGCCAGCCCCGCCACAACGCCAGTGGCAATGTAGAAAAGAAGATAGGGCACATGCCCCATCCGGTCCTCCATATTGTCGCCAAAAATCCACAGAAACAGCATGTTGCCCGCTAGGTGCAGCACCCCGCCGTGCAGGAACATCGAGGTCAAAAGCCCGGTGAAGTCACCGATTTGCGTGACTTTGGCGGGGATCATCGCCCAGTCGTAGAAAAAGACATTGAGCGCCCGCTCATCTGAGAAAAGCGGCCAATAGGCCAAGAATATCACCACGTTGAGCGCAATCAGCCCGTAGGTGACATAGGGTGTGCGCCCCGAAGGATTATGATCGCGGATCGGAAACATGCGCGAAAGCTAGCGCGGATCACGGGGGACGGAAAGCCGGTGATTGCACCCGCCGCCACGATTTGCGCAAGAACCGGGTCGCCCAATATCGGGATCGGTGCGCAAAGTTGTCCCATCCATAGGAGATGACGATGACCCAGCTTGCATTTGCGCTTGTGCTTTTTCTTTTGCCGCTGGCCTATAGTCCCGGTCCCGGCAATCTCTTTTTCGCCGCCAATGGCGCGCGCTTTGGGATGAGGGCGACGTTTCCGGCAAGCTTTGGGTATCACATCGCCACATGGCTGGTGACCGCCGCCATAGGTTTCGGCTTTGTCGGCGCGCTTGAGGCTGCGCCGGGGGTCTTCGTCTTGCTCAAACTCGCGGGTGCACTCTACGTTTTCTGGATCGCTTGGGGTTTGCTGCGTGCCGGGGCGCGCGACAGCGCGATTGAGGCACGCCCGGCCTCGTTTGGGGATGGGGCGGTGCTCTTGCTCCTCAACCCCAAGGCCTATGTGATCATCGCGTTGATGTTCACACAATTCCTGAGCATTTCGGACACCAACCGGACGGTGTTGGTTCTGGGTATCACCACGATTTTTACGCTTAACAACCTGGTGGCCTTTACCCTGTGGACCATGATGGGTGTGAGATTGGGCCAGCTTTTTGCCCGCGCTGGAAGCGCGCGGGCACTGAATACAGCTTTCGGCGTGACCCTGGGGGCCGTGGCCCTGTGGATGCTTTTGTCCTGATTCACCCGAGGCTCAGGACATCCCGCTCAAAAGCGCCGCATTGCCCCCCGCCGCAGTGGTATCCACGCAGACATGCCGTTCGTGGAGCGCATGGCCGGTATCCGGCAACCCGGTGATAAGCGGCAGGATCGGACCTGCGCGCCGCGCCATGGCCCCGGCATAGGCGCGCGCCTCGCTTTCGCATCCCCACCAGATCACGCCAGAGAGGCCGCCCATGGTCACAAGCGCCTCTGGGTCAACGCGGCCCGTGGCGATCACCGCCACCCCGCCCAGCCCCTCAACCGCGCGGGCCTGCGCCGCCGCCAGATCTGCCCCCGGCCCCATGCAAAGAAGTGCAGGGCGGACATGGCTGGTCAGGCGGTTCGATTCCCCCGTCGGCCCCGGTAGAACAAGGGCGGCGCGCGGCGTGCGGGCGGCGGCATTGGCCGCATCAAGCGCCTTTTGCGCGGCATTGGCCGACATGGCCTCGGTCCACTTTTCGCCCTGTTCCGGCGCTGCGCGCGCGGTAAAGCGGGTAAGGTAATGCGGCCCGCCGGCCTTGGGCCCGGTGCCCGACATGCCTTCGCCACCAAAGGGTTGGCTGCCGACGATGGCGCCGATCTGGTTGCGGTTGACATAGATATTGCCCGCATGCACCGCCTCGGTCACATGCTGCACGCGGTCGTCGATCCGCGTCATCAGGCCAAAGGTCAGACCATAGCCGGTGGCGTTGATCGCGCCGATCACCCGGTCAAGATCGCCGGATTTGAACGTGGCCACATGCAGGACGGGCCCAAAGATTTCGCGCTCAATCTCGCCGATCCCACCAACCTTGATCAGCGTGGGGGCAATATAGGTGCCTGCGTTCGGGGTTTTCAGCTCGTGCAACAGCCGCCCTTCGGCGCGCGCGGTCTGGATATGCGCGGCAATTCCGGCGCGCGCCTCTTCGTCGATGACAGGCCCGCAATCGGTGCTCAAATGCCAAGGGGTGCCAACGCTCAGCGCATCCATCGCGCCGGTCAGCATCTCTAGGAAATGCGGTGCGATGTCGTCTTGCACATAAAGGCAGCGCAGCGCGGAACAGCGTTGACCGGCCGATTGAAACGCGCTCTCGACAATCGCCTGCACGGCCTGTTCGGGCAGCGCGGTGCTGTCTACGATCATCGCGTTCATGCCGCCGGTTTCCGCGATGAGCGGCGCACCGGGAGCCAGATGCTTGGCCATGGCCGCGCGGATTTTCAGCGCGGTTTCGGTCGAGCCGGTAAAGGCCACACCGCCCACACGCGCGTCAGAGGTAAGTGCTGCCCCCACATCGCCCGCACCGGGCAACAGTTGCAGCGCCGTGGCAGGCACGCCCGCCTTGTGCATGAGGCCCACTGCCAAATGCGCGATGAGCGGCGTCTGCTCGGCAGGTTTTGACAACACGGCATTGCCAGCGGCCAGTGCTGCCGCGATCTGGCCTGTAAAAATGGCCAGAGGGAAATTCCACGGGCTGATACAGGTAAAGGTGCCGACAGGGGCGTCTTCGGGGGCATTGGCGGCGTAGTAGCGCAGGAAATCCACCGCCTCACGCAATTCGGCCACGGCATCTGGGATGGATTTCCCGGCCTCACGGGCCAGGAGCGCGAAAATCTCGCCGTAATTTTCCTCATAGAGGTCCGCCACGCGGTTCAGGATCACGCCTCGGGCGTTGGCAGGTGCGTTCCATGGCGCTGCGGCGGCCAGCGCCGCCTCGATGTCGGCCTTGCTGGCCCAGGCTACGGTGCCCGGCATGTCTGCGGGATCTGCCGGGTTCTCGACTGTTTCGGGGGTTTGCGGTGCAGCCATGCCCGCGATCAGCGGTGCCGCCTCCCAGCGATGCTGCGCAAAGGGCGCGCGCGCCGCCTCAATCCGGTCCAGCGTCGGTTGATGGCGCAGATCAAAGCCGCGCGAATTGGGCCGTTCGGGCTGAAACAGGTCCGGGCCTTTGGGCAAGTGCGGTTGCGGATCGTTCACCGCCACAAAAGGATCGCGGGCGACCTCTTCGGGGGCCACGTCTTCGTTGACGATCTGGTTCACAAAGCTGGAATTCGCCCCGTTTTCCAGCAGTCGCCGCACCAGATAGGCCAAGAGATCGCGATGCGCGCCCACTGGGGCATAAATCCGGCACCGCGTGCCCTCTGCCTTGAGGATGATGTCATGCAGCGCCTCGCCCATGCCATGCAGGCGCTGAAATTCAAACGCGCCCTTGTCGCTGCCCATATCAAGGATGGCGGCGGCGGTATGGGCGTTATGAGTGGCGAATTGCGGATAGATGCGGTCGGTCATCGACAAAAGCTTGCGCGCATTGGCGATATAGCTCACATCGGTTGCGGCCTTGGAGGTAAAGACCGGAAACCCGTCGATCCCCGCCACCTGCGCGCGCTTGATTTCGGTATCCCAATAGGCGCCTTTGACCAGACGCACCATGATCTTGCGGTCAAGCCGCGTGGCCAGATCATAGAGAAAGTCGATCACGTGGCTCGCGCGTTGGCCATAGGCCTGCACCACCACACCAAACCCGTCCCATCCGGCAAGCGCGGGCTCTTCCAGAACGGTCTCGATCACATCCAGCGAGAGCGACAGGCGATCGGCCTCTTCGGCGTCGATGTTCAGCCCCATCTTGGCTGATTTCGCCAAGAGCGCGAGGCTGCGCAGACGCGGCACCAGAACCGCCATGACCTGTTCGCGCTGCGCCACCTCATAGCGCGGATGCAGCGCCGAGAGCTTTACAGAAATGCCGGGGTTGCTGCGAATGTCGACCTGCGTGCAGGCATTGGCAATCGCCGTGATGGCGCGCGAATAGCTGAGGTGATAGCGGGTGGCATCCGCATCAGTACGCGCCGCCTCACCCAGCATGTCATAGGAATAGCTGTAGCCCTTCTTTTCCATCCCCGCCGCGCGGTCCATGGCCCCTTGAATGGTCTCGCCCAACACGAATTGGCGGCCCATCTCCTTCATCGCGCGGCCCACGGCAGTGCGGATCACCGGCTCGCCCAGCCGCTTGATGGCCCCGCGCAGATGGCCCACGGGGCCGGGCTTTTCATCCTTGAGCACCTTGCCGGTCAGCATCAACGCCCAGGTCGAGGCATTGACCAGCGGCGAGGTTGAATGCCCCATATGCTTGCCCCAGTCCGAAGGCGCGATCTTGTCCTCGATCAGCGCGTCGATCGTGTCAGCATCGGGCACGCGCAAAAGCGCCTCTGCCAGACACATGAGCGCGATGCCCTCATCTGTCGAGAGACCATATTCCGCCAAAAACACCTCCATCAGTCCCGGGCTCGATTGCCCGCGGATGGACCGAACAAGCGCGGCACCGCGCGCGCAGATCCGCGCCCGGTCTGCCTCAGAGAGGTTTGCGGCAGCGGTCAGGCGTGCCAATGTCTCGCTCTCATCTGCATAGGTGGCAAACTCGATGGCGCGGCGGATATCGGTGTCGTATGGCATGCGGATCCCCATGGTTGGATGGCATATCATAGCATCATTGAACCAGTGACTTTTCCTGATTAGAATGAAATCTCAGGTCGGATGGTTTGAATTTGGAGCATATGATGGATCAAAACGAACAGCTTGACCTCGACCGCTTTGACCGGGCGATTCTGCGGGTTCTGGCAGGGGACGGGCGGATCAGCGTCACCGAGCTGGCGCGCGAGATCGGTCTGTCGAAATCACCCACCCAAGCGCGGCTCAGGCGGCTCGAGCGCGATGGCGTCATCACCGGCTACCGCGCGCTTTTTGATCCTATCCGCCTCGGCCTCGATCACGTGAGCTTTGTCGAAGTGCGCCTGCACGACACCCGAGAAGCGGCCCTGGCAGAATTCAACGCCGCCGTGTCGAAAATCCCCGAGATCGAGCAAGTGCATCTCATTGCAGGCAATTTCGACTACCTTATGAAAATTCGCACGCAGAGCATGGCTGATTATCGCCGGGTGCTTGCCGAACATATCTCGACCCTGCCGCATCTGGCCAATACCTCGACCTATGTGGCGATGCAGGCGGTCAAGGAAAATGCGCTCTCGGATGTGATCTGATCCGTGGCGTAGGCCCGGCTATGGCTTTACACCTCCGTCAAAGCGGATATTGTCCGCCCGCGCCCCTCGTGCCCGCGTGGTGGAATGGTAGACACATGAGACTTAAAATCTCCCGGCCGTATGGCCGTGCCGGTTCGAGTCCGGCCGCGGGCACCATGATCATAACATAGGCCGTTGTTTTGCGTGGATAAAGCCACCCTGCTTTCTCTGCTCATACCCCAATTTAAGCACCTTCTGCGCGCGGCTTTACGCCCCGTGCGAGGCACGCACCGCGCCAGCCGCCTGTGCAGCGTTGCTGGCATTTCGGTTGGCGGGCAGAGGGTGCCAAGTTCAGATGCATGCCTGCTTAGCGAAAACATAGGCTTGATGGTCGCGAGTGCGCTTTGCCCCGAGGGATGTGTGGAGTTTAGCTGTCTGGCAACAGGTAATCTGCCGGGTGGCAGGGGGCGATTGGACTGATTGGCATCGGTCTTGGGACGCGTCGTGCGGCATCGGCTGGGCCTTTTCCTGCGACATACCTATAACGGATGGTCAACCCTGGTTACCCCATCGAAAAGGCCCCCGCGCAGAGTCACCGGCGCCTGTGCATCAGGCTCATCAGCCGCGCCTGCCGGTCGAACGGCTTTTCCGGGGGCGGCGCACCTGCCTTGCCGTCCATCATCCGCCGCACCATCAGCGCCGCAACACCGGCAAAGATCACGCCGCCCACCGCTTGCCCGATCAGCACCCCTGACGCGCCAAACAGCGCACCGCCCGCAAGAACAAAAGGCACGGTGCCAAGCGTGTGCCGCCCCCAGTTGATCCAGGTAGAGCGGAACGGGTGACCCATGTTGTTGAAGGCCGCGTTCGAGACAAAGATCACCCCGTTGAAGAAAAACGCCAGCGCCAACGGTCCGCAGAACAGGAGGATCAGGTCGCGCGTCACCCCCTCAGCCCCGAAAAGCGCAATGATGGGCCCGCGCAAGGCAAACAGCAGCGCCGTCATCGCAAAGGTGAAGAGGGCGCAGAAGAGCAGCCCATCGCGGTAGGCCTGCCGGACCCGGTCCATCCGCCCCGCGCCAAAGTTCTGGCCGATCACCGGCCCGATGGCACCCGACAGCGCAAAGATCACGCCGAAGGCCACCGGCGTCATCCGGCCCACGATGGCCATGCCTGCAACCGCCGCCTCGCCGAAGCTGGCCATGGCGCGGGTGACGACGGCCTGTCCCACGGGCGTCGCCAATTGGGTCAGGATCGCCGGGGCTGCGATGGTCACGATCGGTACGAAGGCGATGGACATCTCTGGCAGACCGGGCCGCACCAGCCCACCGTGATGGCGAAAGATCGGGATCAGCGCAGTGCCCGCGATCACCAGCCGCGCCGCCACGCTGGCCAGTGCAGCACCTGTCAGGTCGAGCCCAAGGCCAAAGATCAGGATCGGGTCCAGCACCGCATTGACCAGCGCCCCCCAGATCGTCGCCATCATCGCGCGGCGTGCGTCGCCATGGGCGCGCAGGATCGCACCGCCCACCATGCCGACGATCAGAAAGGGCAGGCTGGGCACGATGATTTGCAGGTAATGCACCGCGAGATCCAGCGTCTCGCCCGTAGCCCCCATCAGCGCCGCCAGTCCCGCAAGGTTCAGCCAGACCGTTGCCGCGAAGACCGCGCCAAAAACCACCCCCCAGACAAGCGCTGCCGCCGCCTGCGCGCGGGCCAGCTCGGCGTCGCCCTGTCCCAGCGCCCGGGCCACCAGTGCGCCCGCCGCAATCGCCATGCCGATGCCAAAGGAGGTGGTGAAGAACAGGATCGCGCCCGCGTAGCCCACCGCCGCCGCCAGTTCCGCGTTGCCCAGCATCGCGATAAAGACCATGTCGATGAAATCGACTGCGAAGACCGCCATCAGACCCACCGACGAGGTCAGCGCCATCACCGTGATATGACGAAAGAGGTTCCCCTCTAGAAAAACCGCGCGTGCTTCGGCCATAGGGCTTCCGATTGATTGATGGATCGCCGCCCGAAAATGAGCCGTTCCAGATGCTAAGTTCCGTGCCCCATCAGAACACTATTCAAACGTGATCTGAAATAGGCAAATGAAGCAGCCCAAGCC
The nucleotide sequence above comes from Roseovarius mucosus. Encoded proteins:
- a CDS encoding SH3 domain-containing protein codes for the protein MWRFILVSFAFLGWSFYELSGGADYRPSANSIQARALLDNHRPQARPLRVNVIELAQDGTPRQDAEVTRTITSLHDLGLSMGDKVVLTLASAEGDAIPDPISLNLPTVRVATPTALPDTPEVAQPVQAVALDGETLAAASDLRRVSGNSVNLRTGPGTGFGRVASLKRGTEVIVLRDPGEGWIKLRVVETGRIGWMAETLLTLASD
- a CDS encoding inositol monophosphatase family protein translates to MVGSANLNVMLKAARKAGRALAKDFREVENLQVSMKGAGDFVSRADIAAEKILKTELMGARPTYGWLAEEGGEEEGQDPTRRWIVDPLDGTTNFLHGLPHWAVSIALEHKGEVVAGVIYDASKDEAFFAEKGAGAWMNESRLRVSGRSKMIESIFATGLPFGGRADLPETLQDLARLMPTCAGVRRWGSAALDMAYVAAGRYEGFWERRLNAWDLAAGVIIVREAGGFVEPLRSGGNILADGEVICGNEAIFDKFAGVIRG
- a CDS encoding DNA topoisomerase IV subunit A, with translation MSDLLDDPNMQPEAVSEPLRRAIGERYLTYALSTIMHRALPDARDGLKPVHRRILYAMRELRLSSSGGFRKSAKISGDVMGNYHPHGDAAIYDAMARLAQDFAVRYPLVDGQGNFGNIDGDNPAASRYTEARMTAFAEALLDGLAEDAVDFRDNYDGTLREPVVLPASFPNLLANGSSGIAVGMATNIPPHNIAELIDACLHLIKSPDARDDTLLQYIPGPDFPTGGVIVEPPESIAQAYLTGRGAFRLRCKWELEDLGRGQWQIVVTEIPYQVQKSKLIERIAELIQTRKVPILADVRDESADDVRLVLEPRSKNVDPEVLMGMMYRNSELEVRFSLNMNVLIDGVTPKVCSLKEVLRAFLDFRQQVLLRRSVHRMEKIDHRLEVLEGLIIAFLNLDRVIDIIRYDEDPKAALMREDWGRTVPRAMSEADYVPPPPTAEAGLTEVQAEAILNMRLRSLRRLEEMELRAERDTLMAERAGLEDLLDDVSLQWAAVADQLKEVKKTFGKTHPIGARRTQFAEAGSVEDVPLEAMIDREPITVVCSQMGWIRAMTGHLDLSRELKFKDGDGPRFMFHAETTDRILVFGSNGRFYTLSASNLPGGRGMGEPLRLMVDLPNEAGIVDLLIHKPGRKLLVASDAGDGFIVPEEEVIAQTRSGKQVLNLKEPARALVCRPVTGDHVACVGDNRKVLVFALDELPELGRGKGVRLQKYKDGGLSDATTFDLAAGLTWRDPAGRTRTESNLEEWLGKRAGSGRMAPRGFPRDNRFT
- a CDS encoding rhomboid family intramembrane serine protease → MFPIRDHNPSGRTPYVTYGLIALNVVIFLAYWPLFSDERALNVFFYDWAMIPAKVTQIGDFTGLLTSMFLHGGVLHLAGNMLFLWIFGDNMEDRMGHVPYLLFYIATGVVAGLAQILDSPGSMVPTVGASGAIAGVMGGYLLLFPRARVDILLIFIVFFRVITIPAAILLVLWFAIQVMAGLGSDPDMGGVAYWAHAGGFVAGVLLTLPIFLRLGGPLFWRATAGTPPNPEADYRFRRSSIPAVRKRR
- a CDS encoding twin transmembrane helix small protein; protein product: MLQDPLFILMAVGCITVAVILIRGISTFGKEGVENAKRSNKFMQWRLIAQFIAIILILIFVYFRRQGG
- a CDS encoding SDR family oxidoreductase; protein product: MTQRSILITGCSSGIGYNAAHGLRARGWRVFAACRQQADCERLRAEGFDSPRIDYADEASIEQAVAEVLAATGGRLDALFNNGAYACPGLVEDLPRGALREIFESNFFGWHDLTRQVIPAMRAQGHGRIVQCSSVLGLVTLGWRGAYVSTKFALEGLTDTLRIEMRDSGIHVCLIEPGPVTTKIRENARAPFERWIDWESAHRMAEYRDKLRPRLYGPYAKDNFELPPEAVTKKLIHALEAPRPKARYYVTTPTYLMGTLRRILPTRLLDWVISKA
- a CDS encoding GFA family protein, with translation MNTPLKVTCHCGAVELRVTLSDGLETARRCDCSFCRRRGAAAVSAPLDKVEVVRGADNLTLYQWGTGTAKHYFCKTCGIYTHHQRRSNPNEYGVNLGAIEGVNPRDLDPIGWVDGVNHPSDR